CCGAGATCAGCGCCCGGTCGCCTCGGATGTTCACGAAACTGAATGGAAGTACCACGCCTGGCGGTGCCTGGATCTCAGGTGGCAGCTCCAATCCCAGTTCTATCAGCCGATCGTCTGTCTGTCCCATGAGTCACCATCCTCAGCGAGCACTCGCGTCCGGTCTCCGAACTAGCCAAACTTGGCCGCGAACTTGCCGGACGCCCCGGACAGCAGAGGTTTGCCATGCCCGAATACTGCGGCTTCGAATTCACGATCGGCCAGCTTGGCAAGGCTGGCCCTGGCGGTTGGGAGATCGTTGTAGCCGAGCATGTAGTTGAGTCCCATCAAGTTGGCAGCGGCATCTCCGGTGATCAGAAGCCCGCGGTCTCTCTTCCACAGCAGCGAAACGTGGCCGGCGGTGTGACCGGGCGTGTAGATGACCTCGATGCCTCCTGCGACGTTGATCAAGTCTCCGTCGTTGAGAGCGACGTCAGGATCGAAGGCCGGGAATTCGGCGGGTTTCCTCGGGATGAGCAACCGAAACAGAATGCCGGTGAGCAGACCCGGTCCTGCCTTCATCGTCTGGTGGATGATCCCGGCCCGGGCGATGTCACCGTCTGCTGGGTGCAGGCCGATGGGCGTGGTCCCACCAGACAGGTGCTTGGCGCTCCCAAGGTGATCGGGGTGGGCGTGGGTGAGCAGAATGCTCGTGAGGTCGGAGGGCTCACGTCCGATCGACCGGATGTCTTTCTCGAGCGCCTCGGCATGTTTGGGGAACCCGGCATCGATGAGTGTGAGACCGTCGTCGCCTTCGTCGATGAGGAACGCGTTGATCCCTCCATTGCTCAGCTGATAGAGATCCGAAACGACTTCCTTGGCAGCCACGTTGCTCTCCTCGTCAGAGAGAGGATTGTCGCAGGAAGCCGGCGACGATGTCGTTCCAGCGGGCGGGCCGTTCGAAATAGGGTGAGTGGCCGGTGTTCTCCACGACTGCCACCTCGCTTCCGTCGATGAATCCGGCGGCAGACTCGATCAGCGGCGGAGGGAATATCGGGTCGCGCTCACCGACCACGAAGAGTGTCCGAGCTTTCACTTGCGCGGCCCGGTCGGTGTGGTCGGTTGTCATGAGCAGCGGGATGATCTCCATCGGTGGCGGAGGCTCGGTGAGGCTACCCAACTGCGTGTAGAGGAACGAATGCGCCGGGTCTTCGTCGAGTAGTTGGGACCCGATCGCCGGATGAAGGCCGAGGGCCAGTCGGTCGGTCGGCGGCCCTGCGGCGATCTCCCGTCCGTAGTCGTCGAGCGTCCGGCGGATCTGCGGCGTGAAGATCCCGGCGGTGGTATCGGCCAGAACCAGTGAGATCGTACGGTCCGGATGGTCGATCGCGAAACCGAGTGCAGACCAGCCACCCATCGACTGCCCGACAATGTGAGCCCGGTCGATATCGAGATGATCGAGTAAACGCGCCATGTCGCCCACGGATGGAACCGGCCCGATATCTCCAGTGATACGGGTCGACCGGCCGAAACCACGCTGATCCCATGTGACAACCCGATAACGCGGCGCCAGGAAGGCCACTTGCTGATACCAGACCGCGTGGCTCCCGCCCATGCCATGCCCCAGGATCACCGCTTCGTCGCCGTCTCCCCAGCACTCGAAGTAGATCCGTTCGGTACCGGAGTCGATGAAACCGCATGTCGACATCGCGTGGGAGAGTAGACGCGGGGCGAGTCGGACGCTCAACCTCTGATCCCATGACCCAGCGCGAGATGCTGTCAAGCCCCCTGGGCCTGCTCGCTCCGCCCGGCTTGATTGCGTTGAGTCCCGGATCCCGGGGGAATAGGTGCATCTTCGGACTTTCGGCTGTGACCGGCGAGGACATCTACGACGCCCTGACATGCCGCCTCGACTGGACGGCGGATAACCTCGGGCAGCGGCTCGAAGAGTCCTTCAACGGACTGCCTCTCATCGACTCGAGGCCACGAGCGCAGAGGCCGACCCACACACCACCAGCCGGGATCCACACCCGTTGTCGCGTCGGGGCGCGCAAGTGGCTGCGGACCCCCACGCGCGGCGTTTGGAGATCTACGGATCACGAGGTTGGAGTTCGAGTCCCTCCGAGCGTGCCGAGAGATCCCTGCTCCACTTCACCCTGTGTTGCGAACGCCTCCGGCAGGCGGTTGGTCGAGCCGAGTGACGGTGGAGCTTGGGTCCCGCTCGAAACTTCGAGATGTACGCGTCGATCGTGCCGAAGTGTGTCCCGCCGTCGAGTCCGATTCCGTTGCGGCGGTTCATCCATTCCCGAGATACGACACGGTCAAGGAGGTGGTGCACCATCTCGGCTGTTGTCGACATGGCTCCCTTGGTGACACGGCGCACCACTTCGCACAACAGGTCGTTGTCGTTGGCCTCGAGTTGCCTGCCTCAGGCACATCGATGCATCCGGCGGTCGATGTGCACTTCCTCACGGTCACAGCAACGGACACACGTGAGACCGACGCGATGATCCCCTGCAGGGAGGTGCCGGCGACGGATCCTCCAGGCACCGCAACCGTCGACAGAGGGGCGTGGACTCCTCAAGGTCTGTGGCGATCAGTCGATAAATAGCCAGAGATACTATGGAGCGTTACTTGGACGTGAACCTAGGCCAGAGTCCTGGCGGGCGTGTGGCTTCATCGAGTCAGTTTGCCGAGCTGGCGCGCGCCGTGGTGGCAGGATCCAAGGTGACGATGGTGTTTCAGCCCATCTTCGATCTTCGAGAACGTCGGGATGGAGGGAGGAGTCCGGTTGGTGTGGAGGCACTGGCCCGGTTCGGGATCGCGGGATCTCCACAGCTCGTGTTCGACGCCGCCGAGGGGATGGGCCTCGGAGTCGATCTCGAGATTGCGACGTTGCGTGCGGCTCTCGCGTATCTGGATCGGCTGCCGGCCGGGATGTTCCTGACTGTGAACGTGTCTGCGACGGCCCTGGCGTCGGGGCGGGTCGGAGAGGCAATCCCTGCGGAGGTGGCAGAGCGTGTCGTGTTGGATCTCGTGGCGGGCGCGCAAGTGGTCGAGACGTGTGACGAAGCCGGGCTCGACCGTTTGGTGGAGGCCATATCCGATGTGCGCAGGGCGGGAGTTCGGGTGGCGTTGGACGATGTTGCCATGGCGCCAGAGGTTGTCTCGGATCTGGTGCTGTTGCCATTTGACATCCTCAAGCTGGACCGGGCGGTCGTGAGCGGCATCGACGCCGACTCCACCAAACAGGCAGCCGCGAGAGCGATCGTAGATCTCGCCGAGACGCTCGGAGTCCCGGTGATGGCCGAAGCGATCGAAACGGAGGCGGAAGCCAAGGTACTCGTTGAACAGGGTGTGCTGTTCGGTCAAGGATTCCACCTTGGCAGACCCGCCGTCTTCGGTGGGTGGGACGAGGCACGGCCGACATCATCTGGTAAGCCATTGGAGTGGGCTGCCACAGGACACGGTGTCAGTCAACCAAATGGCGAGTTCTCGCGAGAGGGGCTGCTGGGCTTCGCTTTGGATCGTGCGCCGATCGTGGTGTGGGCGATCGACACCGACGGGGTGTTCACCCTGTCGGAGGGGGGAGCTCTCGCCGGGATGGGCGTTGCCCCCGGTGAGGTGGTCGGTCGTTCGGTGTTTGAGCTGTATGCGGGAAACGCGAGTGTGTTGGAGCCGACTCGTGCAGCCCTTCGGGGTGAGACGTCCGAATCGGTTATGCGGATGGGCTCATCGGTGTTCAGCACATCGTATGCGCCGCTGCGCGACGGCGAAGGCAGGGTGATCGGAGCTTCCGGCGTGGCGGTGAACATCAACGATGCGGTACGGGCTCGCGAGGAAGTCGAACGCAGCGAGGCTCGACGACTCGCTCTGTTCGAAACGGCACCGATCGGAGTCTGGGTCGGGACCGCCAACGGGCGACTCATCGAAGTGAACGACGGATACCTCGACATGTTCGATATCGCTTCGAAGCAAGAGGCGCTCTCTTTGGATCTGGTTCGGCTCTGGCCGTCACCGGGTCACCGCGAACGGTTTCAGGATCGACTTCGCAGAGAAGGCGTGATCCGTGGTTTCGAGACAGAACTGATCAGTGCAAAAGGGCGCCCCATCCTCGCGCGAGTGTCGGCACGGTACCTCGCGGAGACTGATGAGGTGGAAGGCATGGTCGAGGACATCACGGCAGAGGCCGCGGCGCGTTCGGCCGTTGCCGACTCGGAACGACGTTTTCGTGCCCTGTTCGAATCGGCACCGATCGCGTTGCAGGTGGAGGACTTCACCGATGTTGTCGCGTGGCTGGACGAGCTCGGCGTTGCTCCAGGCGACCTTGCCGGCTACTTCGCCGCCCACCCCGGAAAGATCAGGGAGGGGCTGGGTCTCATCAAGATCACGAACGCGAACCCCGCCGCCATGCAGCTGTTCGGTCTCAAGCGATCGGAGCATCTCGGGCCACTGTCGAAACGTTCCGCCCTCCCTGCGTTCGCAGACCCCGAAGCAGTTACGTTGCGCAGCATCGCCAACAGAATCGCGACCTTCGAACGCCGAGCTACGGCCGAGATTCCCGGAAGGGGCGTCATCGATCTCGAGATCCGCTGGACGGCACCGGATCAGGGTGGAACGCCCGACTACTCGCAGGTGATCGCAGCGTTCGTCGACGTCACGAGTCTGGTCGAAGCAACACGGCGCGCCGAGGAACTCGCCGACATCAAGGGGCGTCTCATGGCGTCCGTGTCACACGAACTCCGCACCCCGCTGGCTGCCGTCGTCGGCTTTGCCGATCTTCTCGAAGGAGGACAGTCGTCACTTTCCGAATCCGAAACGGCCGAGGCGATTCATCTCATCGCGTCGACCAGCCGACAGATGGGCGGCATCGTCGAAGACCTCCTCACCTCGGCAAGAACGGATGTCAGAACCCTGGCAACTGCGCCGACGATGATCAGTTTGGGCGATGAACTCAACGCCGCGTTGCCTACCTGCGATACGGAAGACCGGCATGTCCACATACCTGCGGTGGACGCATGGGCGTGGGCGGACAGGGGCCGCACGCGTCAGATCATCCGCAACCTGATCAACAACGCCATACGGCACGGATCGGGAGACATCCAAATCGAAACCGCCTCCAGTGACGATCAGGTCACCCTACGGGTGATCGACCACGGCAATGGGGTCCCCAACGATGACGCCGCGAAGATCTTCGATCTGTACTGGAGTGGGCACGACGCTCCTGGGCACACGAACGCGCTCGGAATCGGCCTCAGCCTCTCGCGAACACTCGCCCGACTCATGGGGGGAGACCTGACCTACCGGCGAGATAACGGACGAACCATTTTCGAACTCACCCTTCCGGCGTCACCAGCACCCGAACATTGAGCCGTCCCGATCTCGTTGAGCCCCGTCGGATGCGCATCGGAGGAGCGAGGATGCTTGGTTCGACGGGTCGGGGCAGAGACTTCGGCGAAGACACGGCATAGCCCTGTCGTCCCTGGGCCGGCATCTGCTCCCGGCTCGGAGAGACCGGTCCGATGTCCGGCGCAGGCTCCGATTGACAGGCCTTGTTACGCAGAAGGTCGGTAAGGTCCTCGATGATGCAGACCGATGACGGCGACCAAGCGAGATCCAGGGACGGTGGCAGGCGTTCGATTGGGCTCGTTGGTGCCGTGGCAATCGGGATCGGAGGGATGGTCGGCGGCGGGATCTTCGCCGTGCTCGGTGTCGCGGCAACCGATGCGGGCGGTGCCACACCGGTGGCGTTCTTGGTCGGCGGGCTGGTCAGCGTTCTGACCGCGATCAGCTACAGCAAGCTCTCCGTAGCTTTTCAGAGTGCAGGGGGCACCGTCGCCTTCGTCGACCGGATCTTCGGTATCAACGAACTCACGGGAAGCCTGAATGTCGTGTTGTGGGCCGGGTACGTGGCGACCACCGCTCTGTATGCGTCGGCCTTTGGGCACTATTCGGCAACCCTGTTCCCGGGCGGCACGGACCCTTCCGCCGTTCTGCTCCGGATGCTGATCTTCACGGGGATTCTTTTGCCGTGGCTGGTCAATCTGACGAACGCGGGGCTCGTTGCCAAGACGGAGGGCGCGATCGTCATGATCAAGTTGATCATCTTGGGTGTCGTGATCGCGGCCGGCATTCCGGCTGTCTCTCCCACGAAGCTCGCCCCCGGCTCCTGGCCGTCATTGATGGCAGTGGTGGCGGCGGGAATGCTGATCTTCGTTGCCTATGAAGGATTCGAGTTGATCGCCAATGCGTCGGCCGATGTTCGGGATCCCCGCCGGACGTTGCCGCGAGCGTTTGGTCTGTCCGTCGGGATTGTCATCGTCCTCTACGTTTTGGTGTCGGCAGTAGTGGTGGGGTCCCTGACGCCCGCACAGATCGCCAGAACGGCCGACTTCGCTCTCGCGCAGGCCGCATCCGCCACACTGGGATCGATCGGATTCAGGCTCGTCGCCGTCGCCGCCATGCTCGCGACCCTGTCCGCCATCAACGCCACCCTCTATGGGGCGGCACGCCTCAGCTACACGATCGCGACCGTAGGCGAACTTCCGGACCGGTTCGAACATCTCAGATGGAACGAGCCGATCGGGTTGCACATCACGGCCGGCGCCGGACTCGCGATTGCCATTGCCCTGCCGCTGACCAGCATCTCCGCTTTGGCGAGTGCCATCTTTCTCATTGTCTTCACCGTCGTGAACGCCGCCGCGTTTCGTGTTGGACACAAAGCCGGCGTCAGACGGGGACTGGCGGCGGCAGGTGCCGTCGGTTGCCTCGGGTCTCTCGTGGTTCTCGTCATAAGATCGACGACTCATGATCCGGTCGGGCTGCTTGCGCTGTTCGGCCTCTTGGCACTGGCCCTCGGCGCCGAGCACCTGATCCTCAAACGTCGACCGCAACGACGGAATCGTCCGATCATCAATCTCGACGGAGACTGAATCGTTCTCCAGCCCCGCCCACGTTTCTGGTGTCGCACCGTGACCGTTCGGCACGACGCGACCGAGAGAGGACTGTGGCCGGACCTGGTCGGCGACGTCTGCTCACGATCTGTCGACATCGTCCATGAGGACAGGTCCGGTCTCGAGCGGTCGCACTTGTCGAAGTCGTGGGCTTGGCGCTGCTCGCTACCGTTGCCCCGGCCGTCGATTCGATCCTCGGCGGTCCCGAAGTGGTGTTGGTCGGGCCCGGTGTCGGGCGATCCTCGGGTATCCCCCTCCTCGGGCATCCCCGGCAGCGGGAACCGAAGCGTGTCACGCGTGCCGGGCGGCCTGCCGGCACTTCGACGTACGCACCCCCCAGGTATGGTGACTGAGCGGACCCCGTCCGACTCACGATGCACGACGGCGCTCCCTGTCTCTTGCCCGGTTGCCGCCTGGAAGGATCGACCAGAGTCGTCCAATCGCCGGGCGTCGACATATGGATCACCCGGCGACCAAACGAATTGGCATGGTCGGCAGGTATCAGCCTGGGAAATCCCGCTCAATCGGTGAGGAGATGATGTCGTTGTACTCGTCCCGAGAGATGTAGGTGGGTGTGTACGTCACACCGCGCTGGGCGAGCTCCGCGACGAACAGCCGCAGGTGGTTGCGAGACGCCATCTGCGCGACCGCGTAGACGAGAGCGACGTCAGGGACATCGGTCGCTCGCTGCTGCAGGTCGAAGATATCCATCTCTTCGACGGTCGCGCCGACGGTGAGGGCGGCGACTACGGATTGACTGCCCTCGGCCAGGAACTTGTCGTACGCCTTCTGCAGATCCGCATTGGTGAACAGTCCTGTCGGCTCGCCGGCGGCGGGGTCGTCGAGGCTGTACCTCTCCAGCAGTTGTGCGATCGCATCGGTGTGTGTCTGTTCCGCTGCCGCGATGTTGGCGAAGATCGGGAGTTGCCATTTGTCGTACAGTGCCGTGTACACGTCGTGGCCGAGCTTCTCTTCTTCCCGTGTCCATAGGAGGTCGTCGATCTGTTGCGAAGTCAGTGTCGAGGTAGGCATTCTCGAGAGGTGGGCCTTCAGCTCCTCGGCACCAACCGATGTGACTCCGGCGTCATCAACGTAGACGGTGCCGGCAGTGGGGGCAGTGCCGACTTCGGTCACCGTTGTCGTCGGCTCTGTCGTGGTCGACTTCTGGGGAGTTGTCTGAGCCGAGCACGCGCTCAGTAGGAGCGTGAAAGCAACGGCCACGATCAGACCGATCTTCCACCATCTCTTGGAATCGTTGAGATCGCCGTGTTCGTTCATCTCATCGCCTCCTTACACTTCACGGAGCGACATACGAGGCGCCTCCTGCGAGGCGCCCCCTGCAGGTCTCTTCGCCCTTGGATCAATGGCCGCGGTTACCCATTCGATCACCCAGTCCTTGTTGGGGACCCGCATTGTCACGGATACCGTCGTCGGCATCCACGAAACGGTCGCCGATACGGCCGCCGTCGTTGTCAACCACATTGTCGCAGATGCCATCACTAATCGAGTCGGCGGACACATCACCGGCTCCGGTTGCGGCGTGGGCCCCCGGCGTCGCTGCGAGGATCGGCCCGGCGTTGGCGCTAAAGCGTTGCCGAACACATGTTCGTTTATGATGCAGATATGGTTGACGCGGCCACCATCCTGCATGCCGATCTCGACGCCTTCTATGCCTCGGTCGAACAGCTTTTGGATCCGACGCTGCGAGGCAGACCGATCGCCGTCGGCGGCGGAGTGGTTGTTGCGGCTTCCTATGAGGCGAAGGCGTTTGGCGTCCGTGGAGGCATGCCTGGCCGCCGCGCCCGCGAACTCTGCCCGCAGCTCACGTTCGTCGAGGGCCGT
This is a stretch of genomic DNA from Actinomycetota bacterium. It encodes these proteins:
- a CDS encoding alpha/beta hydrolase; this translates as MSTCGFIDSGTERIYFECWGDGDEAVILGHGMGGSHAVWYQQVAFLAPRYRVVTWDQRGFGRSTRITGDIGPVPSVGDMARLLDHLDIDRAHIVGQSMGGWSALGFAIDHPDRTISLVLADTTAGIFTPQIRRTLDDYGREIAAGPPTDRLALGLHPAIGSQLLDEDPAHSFLYTQLGSLTEPPPPMEIIPLLMTTDHTDRAAQVKARTLFVVGERDPIFPPPLIESAAGFIDGSEVAVVENTGHSPYFERPARWNDIVAGFLRQSSL
- a CDS encoding MBL fold metallo-hydrolase — translated: MAAKEVVSDLYQLSNGGINAFLIDEGDDGLTLIDAGFPKHAEALEKDIRSIGREPSDLTSILLTHAHPDHLGSAKHLSGGTTPIGLHPADGDIARAGIIHQTMKAGPGLLTGILFRLLIPRKPAEFPAFDPDVALNDGDLINVAGGIEVIYTPGHTAGHVSLLWKRDRGLLITGDAAANLMGLNYMLGYNDLPTARASLAKLADREFEAAVFGHGKPLLSGASGKFAAKFG
- a CDS encoding EAL domain-containing protein, which produces MDVNLGQSPGGRVASSSQFAELARAVVAGSKVTMVFQPIFDLRERRDGGRSPVGVEALARFGIAGSPQLVFDAAEGMGLGVDLEIATLRAALAYLDRLPAGMFLTVNVSATALASGRVGEAIPAEVAERVVLDLVAGAQVVETCDEAGLDRLVEAISDVRRAGVRVALDDVAMAPEVVSDLVLLPFDILKLDRAVVSGIDADSTKQAAARAIVDLAETLGVPVMAEAIETEAEAKVLVEQGVLFGQGFHLGRPAVFGGWDEARPTSSGKPLEWAATGHGVSQPNGEFSREGLLGFALDRAPIVVWAIDTDGVFTLSEGGALAGMGVAPGEVVGRSVFELYAGNASVLEPTRAALRGETSESVMRMGSSVFSTSYAPLRDGEGRVIGASGVAVNINDAVRAREEVERSEARRLALFETAPIGVWVGTANGRLIEVNDGYLDMFDIASKQEALSLDLVRLWPSPGHRERFQDRLRREGVIRGFETELISAKGRPILARVSARYLAETDEVEGMVEDITAEAAARSAVADSERRFRALFESAPIALQVEDFTDVVAWLDELGVAPGDLAGYFAAHPGKIREGLGLIKITNANPAAMQLFGLKRSEHLGPLSKRSALPAFADPEAVTLRSIANRIATFERRATAEIPGRGVIDLEIRWTAPDQGGTPDYSQVIAAFVDVTSLVEATRRAEELADIKGRLMASVSHELRTPLAAVVGFADLLEGGQSSLSESETAEAIHLIASTSRQMGGIVEDLLTSARTDVRTLATAPTMISLGDELNAALPTCDTEDRHVHIPAVDAWAWADRGRTRQIIRNLINNAIRHGSGDIQIETASSDDQVTLRVIDHGNGVPNDDAAKIFDLYWSGHDAPGHTNALGIGLSLSRTLARLMGGDLTYRRDNGRTIFELTLPASPAPEH
- a CDS encoding DUF2202 domain-containing protein — its product is MNEHGDLNDSKRWWKIGLIVAVAFTLLLSACSAQTTPQKSTTTEPTTTVTEVGTAPTAGTVYVDDAGVTSVGAEELKAHLSRMPTSTLTSQQIDDLLWTREEEKLGHDVYTALYDKWQLPIFANIAAAEQTHTDAIAQLLERYSLDDPAAGEPTGLFTNADLQKAYDKFLAEGSQSVVAALTVGATVEEMDIFDLQQRATDVPDVALVYAVAQMASRNHLRLFVAELAQRGVTYTPTYISRDEYNDIISSPIERDFPG
- a CDS encoding amino acid permease; this encodes MQTDDGDQARSRDGGRRSIGLVGAVAIGIGGMVGGGIFAVLGVAATDAGGATPVAFLVGGLVSVLTAISYSKLSVAFQSAGGTVAFVDRIFGINELTGSLNVVLWAGYVATTALYASAFGHYSATLFPGGTDPSAVLLRMLIFTGILLPWLVNLTNAGLVAKTEGAIVMIKLIILGVVIAAGIPAVSPTKLAPGSWPSLMAVVAAGMLIFVAYEGFELIANASADVRDPRRTLPRAFGLSVGIVIVLYVLVSAVVVGSLTPAQIARTADFALAQAASATLGSIGFRLVAVAAMLATLSAINATLYGAARLSYTIATVGELPDRFEHLRWNEPIGLHITAGAGLAIAIALPLTSISALASAIFLIVFTVVNAAAFRVGHKAGVRRGLAAAGAVGCLGSLVVLVIRSTTHDPVGLLALFGLLALALGAEHLILKRRPQRRNRPIINLDGD